The DNA sequence CAAATTCTAAAGTACATTTATCCTAAAACATTAGTTCGTTATCCATGATGTATCAAAGAGATCAACAGAACCATATTTCTAGGATTCACTTCACATGGGAATGATTAACAGTATGAGTTAAATTAAGATAGCGAAGAAGACAACCCGAAAGCAATAACCTATACTGGGAGAGAAAAATCACCTTCTGGATCTTCCCACAAAGCAATGAACCAACACACCACCACCCGATCTTTTAGCTTCATCAATATAATCGATGCATTCATCGAAGTGTTGTTTTAAATCTGTGCAGACTCTGTCCGCAACTATCTCAATTTTAAAAGAGcaccaaaaaataaacatgacgTCAATTCTACAATCTCACACCTTGCCTTGAAACAACAAATATGAtcacaattatgttaaacaCTTGTAGACCAAGGCATTAGATACTTGATAAGGTGGGGTCTTGGGGTATAGAATCATGATTGCATACTGCAGTGGAATGTTATCTAGAAGAATGGAGACCACCAACAATGTACATATTTACTTATGCATTTCATATATATgctaaatcatttgaaaaccaCTTATGATCGACTAAACAATCATCTCAGCTACACAAAACAAAGGGTTAAATGCAAGTTGAAGACTGTGTAAGAAACAATCAACTCAGAGACAAAAAATTAAAGTACAATTATCCCTAAAAAGTAGAGGGTAGCTTTAAAACCAAAATGACATGAGAAAACGAATTGCACTGGATCAGAGGAACGACATTCATACCATTTATAACCTTATACACAAAATCATTTGGATATGCAGGTGCCAAAGAATTAGCCACGGTCAAAATGTGTGTGATGTTTAAGTTTTTCAGTTCCTCCTTGTTATTTGCAGCTCCAATAGAACCCAAGAACAGACCCtggaaaatgaaaataataaactGCGGAAAGCAGGGCGGTAGAAACAATGAACAGTGAATGGCAAAAAACAGATCGTAATATAAAAATCTAGTGACCTCTTCAATTTGGCACGGAACATTGTCCTCTTTAGACAATCTTGTCACATGTATAACTCTCAACAATGCTGCAATTTGTTTCTTAAGGGATTCATCAATCTGATCCATTGCTAATCACAGGAACTTTTTTTCACTCTTGTAGACTAAATCCGCTGCAAGGAACACATCTGaatgataagccaaccaaatTCATCAATCGGGTCCATTGCATCATATACTCAAACGAAAAGAAAACCCCGGGAGCAACAACTAACTGACAGAAGAACCGATATAAAATAGTACGTACAGCAAATACGAGATTCAGACCAGAGCCCATCACAATGCATAACACAGAATCTAGATCTCAAAACATGAactttgactaatttctgaaatACCATCTTAACAAAAAGGAAATCAAGTGGCAAAATTCAGATCAAGTTTTCTTGAGAAAATAGACATAGACACATCAATCGAGTTTTTCAACATGGGACTGTAAACCCGGATGTAACCCTTTGGAGATTAGAGAATAACCAATTAAACAAGCCCGTGGGAGCAAATCAAACTATTAAATTACCATAAACAATTTTACCAATATGAATTCAGCTCATcctaagaaaataaatataagtATGAATTTAGCTTTCCCCGATCATTGGTTTGTTCAACAACCCCAGAAGTGCAAAATTCAGATCAAATTGGACGAACAAACATCTAGAGATCAGGTGCGCGtgagaataaaaataaaattaattgacaaagattgaagaattggaaagaaaatagaagaaaagaCTCACTGAAGAAGCTGCGAGTATCAGAAGGAGTGCGTCTGTTTGTCGCGCGTATTTGATCGTTGTGTTTCTCTTCGCTCTCCGATATATAAAAGTTGGGTTAATTACACTAACATTTAACACTAAACAtcgagttttcacaaaatttcttcGTATTTGAGACATTACACGAACATCCTTATTTTAATTCACTTTCACATAATCCTTCTAGTCAAGATCCTACTAATAAATTAACAACTTTACCATtacaactaattaattaaataacaaagagatatattaggaaaaagaaaatataaaaaataaattaattaaaaacttaaaaataattaaatcaatGCAAACCTTTATAAAGGTACTGTTAAGTATAATTGCCAGATTGGCATTGCGGGAGGGTCTtcagttataaacaaaaaatgccTCGTCAAGCAGATTGTTCCGGCAATAAGCCGCGAGCAAGGCTGTGTAAATTTCAAGAGGACTTTCACAGCACTTTTCGACCATTGTAAATTTCAAGAGTTGGTTCACTGTCCGCGAGCAAAGCAGTGGAGTTTTTTTTGGGAGAGGAAGAGGATGCgggaggagagaggaagagaaggagAGATAGATTAAAGAAGCCATGGATGGCTTTGGCCTGCAAAATTGTTAGAGCAGTGACGGGGTAATGAGCAGTAAGGGTGGGGCGGGGGAAGGTGGCAATGGTGGAATTGGGGAAGGTTTAGagttttctcttttttcctttttcattttttaagtttttaatttattttttaatgtttaatttatttatttattgttaatGAAAAATTGACAATTCTTGACAAAATGTTCGAGTATGTAATATCTTAAATTTGTTACATATTTTCAATTGTAATTGTTTAAGTTTAAGAATGTCTCTCACACTTTCGATCGCAAGGATATTATGTAAACGAGATACTTATTCAGGTACATTTGCACGCATCCAACTACATTCATCAGATACCTCATGTTATTGTATTTGGGATAAGACTCTTACCCATCATGTGTTTTATCTCTTTAAGATGAGTTATCCTTTCTACATTTATTATTAAAACACACCTTTTTTTTGTGGGATTTATCTGATTGCATGCTTTCAAAATAAACTTATTGTTTATCTGGATGTTGAAATGGTTTGCGTTCTCATCTTGTTTTAATCGGTGCGGTGATTTTTGTCTATATATGAGATGTT is a window from the Malus domestica chromosome 16, GDT2T_hap1 genome containing:
- the LOC103403845 gene encoding dual specificity protein phosphatase 1-like isoform X2, which gives rise to MDQIDESLKKQIAALLRVIHVTRLSKEDNVPCQIEEGLFLGSIGAANNKEELKNLNITHILTVANSLAPAYPNDFVYKVINVADRVCTDLKQHFDECIDYIDEAKRSGGGVLVHCFVGRSRSVTIIVAYLMKKHAMSVSQALEHVKSRRPQASPNAGFISQLQSLERSLSDEENKTT
- the LOC103403845 gene encoding dual specificity protein phosphatase 1-like isoform X3, which produces MDQIDESLKKQIAALLRVIHVTRLSKEDNVPCQIEEGLFLGSIGAANNKEELKNLNITHILTVANSLAPAYPNDFVYKVINVADRVCTDLKQHFDECIDYIDEAKRSGGGVLVHCFVGRSRRRSGIETGRRGLPGYGQEKIDPFLQEI